From the Deinococcus sonorensis KR-87 genome, the window CCAGGTCCATGGTGCTCTGGCCCAGCTGCTCGGTGGTGGGGTTCAGCACGTACTGGCCCCCGATCTGGCCCACCCGCACGCAGGCGGTGGGGCCGTTCCAGGGAATGTCCGAGATGCTCAGCGCGGCGCTGGCGCCGATCGGGCCGAGCACGTCCGGCAGGTTCTGGCCGTCCGCGCTGAGCACCGTAATGATCACCTGGGTCTCGTGCCGGTAGCCCTTGGGAAACAGCGGGCGGATCTGACGGTCGGTGATGCGCGCCGACAGAATGGCGCGCTCGCCGGGGCGGCCCTCCCGGCGGGGGAAGCTGCCGGGAATGCGGCCCACCGCGTAGTGGCGCTCCTCGAACTCCACCGTCAGCGGCAGGAAGTCCAGGGTGCTGAGCTCCTCGCGCGCCTGGGCCGTCACCAGCAGCAGCGTGTCGCCGTAGCGCAGGGTCACCGAGCCGCTGACCAGCTTGGCCAGTTTGCCCGTCTCGAGGGTCAGTTCGCGGTCCCCGAGCATGGTCGTGTACGTTTTTCCAATCACGTCGGTCATTCTATGCCGGCGCGTGCCACGCTTCCGTGGTGTGATGCTTCAGATCGGGTAATAGCTGCGCGACTCGCCCTTCAGAAAGTCGCGGGTCGGCACCCAGATCAGCGGGTTGCGCTCCTCCACCTCCGGCGGCGGGCCGTAGCGCACCAGCGCCATCACCTCGTCGAAGGGCACCCAGCGGGTGCCCACCACCTCGGGGTCGGTGGGGTTCAACTCGCCCCGGAAGTGGGCGGTGAAGCGGCCGAAGATCGCGTAGCACTCGTTGCGGGTGCCGGTCAGCATCTCGCCCTCCAGCAGCGACACGAAATTCAGGTCGGTCACGGTCAGGCCGGTCTCCACCTGCACCTGCCGCACCGCGGCGTCGGCGAGGCTCTCGCCGGGGCCCGCCTTGCCGCCGGGCAGACCGTAGAAGATGCTGCCGTCGTCCATCCGCTCCGCCACGAGCAGCAGCCGCTGGTCCTGAACGAGATACACGTGCGCGGCACGCTTGAGGGGCAAAGTCCTTGACAGGTGGCTCATCGGCCCACAGTCTAGAGCATCGGCCCCTGAGCGCGGGCCGCTTCGCCCACACGCTCGCCCCCGATCCGGTACTCGGCCTGGATGTGCCACGCACTCCCAGCATCCGGGCGGACGAACAGCGCCACCGAGTCGTGCGTCTGCTCCCCGAAGCCGTCCATCAGCCCGCGCAGGTGCTCCACCAGCCCGGCCGCGTCCGGTCCCTCGTACGGCTGCACCAGCGTGTAGTGCGGCTGCCAGTCGTCTAGCCCGCGCGGGGTCAGCAGCAGCTGCATCCGCGCCCGTTCCCAGCGGGCCGGGTAGCGGTCCGGATGCTCGGCCAGCTCGTCCTGAAACGGCGAGTGGGTGGCGTGCCGGCTCAGCCGGGCGGTCAGCACCGCCTGCAGCATCAGCAGGTGTGGCGAGGGGTCGTAGCGGTGAACCAGCACCTCGCCGTCCTCCCAGGCTTCCACCCGGCCCCGGTGCAGGCTCAGCCGGGCGCCGGGCGACAGGCTGGCCATGATCAGCTGCACCTCCGCCTCGATCTGCGCCAGGGCCGAGGCGTCACAGCTGTAGGCTTCCACCAGCGTGAGGTGCAGGCCGTAGGGCCGCGCCTGGCGCTGCCACTCCGGGCGCAGGAAGCCCGGCAGCGCGGTGACCTGCTGGGCCCGCACGTCATAGCCGAGCAGGTCGCTGCCCGCCCGGTAGTACGGGTCATCGGCGGGCGGGCAGAGGTACACGGCGAACTGAACGGCGGCAGTCATGCGCCCCAGCATACGGTCCGGGCCGTCATGGACGCGTGTTGAGCGGCTCAACACAGGATTGTCAGGTGCTTTTCTGTAAACTGTCTTACATGGACAACCCGAAGAATCTGGACGATTACCTGGCCGGGCTGGGGATCAGCGAGGCCGATGACGACGCGCCGCCGCCCCTGCTGGACCCGGCGGCGTCGCCGGTCCCGCTGGTGGCGGGCGAGCCGGACGCCGACCCGGCGGCGCTGCTGGACGGATTTCTGAAGGGGCTGGTCGGGCGGATCGACCCGGAGCTGCAGGTGAACGTCAGCCAGGACGGCATGGTGGTGCAGGCGGAGATTCAGGGCGAACGGGCCAGCCGGCTGGCGGGCCGCGACGGGCGCACGCTGGGCGCCATCGAGGTGCTGTGCTACGCGGTGCTGAGCCGTCAGGGCCACAGTGAGCTGCGGGTGCGGGTGGATGCCGGCGGCTTCCGGCACCGCCACGCAGAAAATCTGACCCGGCTGGCCGAGCGGCTGGCGGTGCAGGTGGCCAAGAGCGGCGAGTCGCACGAGATGCAGCCGATGCCGCCCTCGGACCGCCGGGTGATTCACCTGGCGCTGCAGGAACACCCGATGGTCAGCACCGAGTCGGTGGGGGAGGGCAGCGCCCGGCGCCTGATCATCCGGCCACGCACCGATCTGGTGGGCGGCTGACGGCGGCCGTGCAGCTGCTGCAGCTGCAACGTGACCTCGCCCGCCGGCTGGATGCGGCGGGCGTCGCGTCGCCGCAGCACGACGCCCGCGCCCTGCTGATGCACGCGTTGCAGCTGGACTGGAGCGCTCTGGTGCTGCAGGGGAGCCGGGACCTGACCCCGCAGGAGGAGCAGCAGGTGGAGCGGCTGGCTGTTCGCCGGCTGGCCCGCGAGCCGTTGCAGCACCTGCTCGGCACGGTGGAGTGGGGCGGGCTGACCCTGCAGGTGTCGCCGGCGGCGTTGATTCCCCGCCCGGAAACGGAGGTGCTGTTGCAGCTGGCGCTCGCCCGGCTGGCCGGCTGGCCGGCAGCCCGCGTGCTGGACGTGGGCACTGGTACCGGCGCGCTGGCCCTGGCGCTGCGGCAGGCGCGTCCCGACCTGCAGGTGCTGGGCAGCGACGTGAGCCCGGAAGCGCTGGCGCTGGCCCGCGAGAACGCCCAGCGGACCGGACTGGCGGTGCCGTTCGTGCAGGCGGACCTGCTGGAGGGCCTGCAGGGGCCGTTCCAGCTGATCGTCAGCAACCCGCCGTATCTGCCGGAGGCCGACCGCCAGACAGCTGACCCGGAGGTGGGCCACGACCCGGCGTTGGCGCTCTACAGCGGGCCGGACGGGCTGGGGCTGGCCCGCCGGCTGGCCCTTCAGGCGCGCCCGGCCCTGCGGCCGGGCGGAACGCTGCTGCTGGAACTCGATCCGCGCAACGTGCAGCAGCTGGCCGCCGAGCTGGACACCCAGGGCTGGCGCGTGACCGTGCATCCGGACCTGACCGGGCGGGAGCGCTTTCTGGAGGCGGGCGGCCGCTAAACGAAAGCGGGGGCACCGGATGTCCGGTGCCCCCGCTCTGGTCTGGCTTACTCCTGGGTCGGTTCCGCAGCCTCGTCGGCGTTGGCGTCCTCGCGGACCTGCTCCAGGCTGGCGCTGCCTTCCAGCACCGCCTCGGCGGCGTCCTCGGACAGCTCGCCGCTGGCGACCATGCCGGCCACCTGGGCGGCCTGGGTCTCGGCGGCAGCCTCGTCCTCGCTGAGGCGCGGGGCCAGCACGCTGACCAGCACCAGCTCCGGGTCAGCGGCCAGCTTCACGCCTTCCGGCAGCCGCACCTGACCGGCGGTCACGTGGTCGCCGATGTTCAGGCGGGTCACGTCCACGGTCAGCTCCTGCGGAATGCGGCGCGGGCCGGGGGCGATGATCTGCAGGTTGTGCACCACCACGTCCACCAGGCCGCCCATCACTTCGCCCTGGGCCTTGCCGGTGGTGTGGATCGGCACCGCCACCTCAATCGGCTCGCCGTAGTGGACGATGGTGAAGTCCACGTGGATGGCCTCGCGCTTGCGCTTGTCCATCTGCACGCTCTTGACCAGCGCCGGGAAGCTCTTGCCGCCCTCGATGGTGATGTCGAAGAGGCCGGTGCGGCCCGCCTGACGGAAGGCGCGGTCAAAGGCCTTGCGCTCGATGGCGAACGACACGTTCTCTTCGCTGTTGTAGGCCACGGCGGGCATCAGCCCGTCCTGCAGCTTCTCCTGGGTCTTGCGCTGGGTCGCCTTCAGTTCCATGTGCTCACTCCTTATGCGGATTTCCTGCGCTCAGCGCCCGGCGATGTTGCGTCCAGGCGGGGCGGAAACCATGCAACCTCGGCATTGTAGCAAAAGAAGGCGGCACGCGGGCAAGGCCTTCCCGCAGGGGCTACTGCAGCGCGGCGTCCAGGTCGGCGGTGGTGATGGGGCGGGTCTGGGCGCCCACGCTGGTGGCCGACAGCGCCCCGGCGGCGTTGGCGGCGCGCGCCGCCTGGGCCAGCGTGGCCCCGCTGAGCGCCGCGTGTGCCAGCACCGCCACGAAGATGTCGCCGGCCCCGGTGCTGTCCACCACCTCGTCGCCCAGCCGCACCGAGTCGATCAGGTCGGTCTCTTCCGGGGTCCAGACGATGCTGCCCATGGCCCCCACCTTCACCACGACCCGGCGCGCGCCCCGGCTGCCCAGGGTGGCCAGTGCGGTGCTGATGCTGCTGGTGCCGGTCAGGGCCAGCAGTTCGTGCTGGTTCAGCAGCAGGTAGTCAGCGTCCACCACGCTGTCCATCAGGCCGGTGCCGGCCGAGTTGACCGCGCCGGTACCCAGGTCCATGAAGATCGGCACCCCGGCCTTGCGCGCCAGCTGCATCGCCTTGAGGGTGTACTCGCGCTGCGGCCCGGAGATCAGGCTGTAGGCGCTCACGATCAGCGCGTCGGAGCTGTCGATGTCCTTCTTCTTCAGCTTGGCCGGGTCCAGCTGCCGATTGGCGGCGCCGTAGCCGATCATGGCCCGCTTGCCGTCGGGCGTCTGCATCAGGGTGATGGTGCTGGTCAGCAGCGTGTCGTCACGCTGCACGGCGCTCTCGCTGACGCCGCTGGCGCGCACGTTGCTCAGGGCGTACTCGGCAAAGGGATCGTTGCCGACCCGCGCGCCCAGCAGCACCGTATGGCCCAGGCGGCTCAGCGCCACGCTGATGGTGCCGCCCGCGCCGCCCGGTTGCATGCTGGCGCTGATGGGCGTCACCTCCTCGCCAGGGGCGGGGAGCTGGTCC encodes:
- a CDS encoding 50S ribosomal protein L25/general stress protein Ctc, whose protein sequence is MELKATQRKTQEKLQDGLMPAVAYNSEENVSFAIERKAFDRAFRQAGRTGLFDITIEGGKSFPALVKSVQMDKRKREAIHVDFTIVHYGEPIEVAVPIHTTGKAQGEVMGGLVDVVVHNLQIIAPGPRRIPQELTVDVTRLNIGDHVTAGQVRLPEGVKLAADPELVLVSVLAPRLSEDEAAAETQAAQVAGMVASGELSEDAAEAVLEGSASLEQVREDANADEAAEPTQE
- the prmC gene encoding peptide chain release factor N(5)-glutamine methyltransferase, whose translation is MQLLQLQRDLARRLDAAGVASPQHDARALLMHALQLDWSALVLQGSRDLTPQEEQQVERLAVRRLAREPLQHLLGTVEWGGLTLQVSPAALIPRPETEVLLQLALARLAGWPAARVLDVGTGTGALALALRQARPDLQVLGSDVSPEALALARENAQRTGLAVPFVQADLLEGLQGPFQLIVSNPPYLPEADRQTADPEVGHDPALALYSGPDGLGLARRLALQARPALRPGGTLLLELDPRNVQQLAAELDTQGWRVTVHPDLTGRERFLEAGGR
- a CDS encoding protein jag; this encodes MDNPKNLDDYLAGLGISEADDDAPPPLLDPAASPVPLVAGEPDADPAALLDGFLKGLVGRIDPELQVNVSQDGMVVQAEIQGERASRLAGRDGRTLGAIEVLCYAVLSRQGHSELRVRVDAGGFRHRHAENLTRLAERLAVQVAKSGESHEMQPMPPSDRRVIHLALQEHPMVSTESVGEGSARRLIIRPRTDLVGG
- a CDS encoding NUDIX hydrolase, whose product is MSHLSRTLPLKRAAHVYLVQDQRLLLVAERMDDGSIFYGLPGGKAGPGESLADAAVRQVQVETGLTVTDLNFVSLLEGEMLTGTRNECYAIFGRFTAHFRGELNPTDPEVVGTRWVPFDEVMALVRYGPPPEVEERNPLIWVPTRDFLKGESRSYYPI
- a CDS encoding carbohydrate kinase family protein; translation: MKFFVIGDVTVDHLYHLDQLPAPGEEVTPISASMQPGGAGGTISVALSRLGHTVLLGARVGNDPFAEYALSNVRASGVSESAVQRDDTLLTSTITLMQTPDGKRAMIGYGAANRQLDPAKLKKKDIDSSDALIVSAYSLISGPQREYTLKAMQLARKAGVPIFMDLGTGAVNSAGTGLMDSVVDADYLLLNQHELLALTGTSSISTALATLGSRGARRVVVKVGAMGSIVWTPEETDLIDSVRLGDEVVDSTGAGDIFVAVLAHAALSGATLAQAARAANAAGALSATSVGAQTRPITTADLDAALQ